A genomic segment from Lycium ferocissimum isolate CSIRO_LF1 unplaced genomic scaffold, AGI_CSIRO_Lferr_CH_V1 ctg3230, whole genome shotgun sequence encodes:
- the LOC132044011 gene encoding uncharacterized protein LOC132044011: MKNRFFLCFRPINVAEDSVILKHRSSVKRHHKEDSTLKTKGKRSTRRDKSLKKAGSSSSVLSYSTSSLSSSSSSSSCSTTEDELLSRSNSSSSYDQKEAKNGSAECDKVYYSSSFWVYLFIFILCLLIYIGKVYAIVVTSFGVMFFTLVGNRKLENRM, translated from the exons ATGAAGAACAGATTTTTCCTCTGTTTTCGACCTATTAACGTTGCTGAGGATTCTGTTATTCTCAAACATCGGTCTTCTGTAAAAAGACATCACAAAGAAGATTCAACT TTGAAAACAAAAGGCAAGAGGAGTACTAGGAGAGACAAGTCATTAAAGAAAGCAGGCTCTTCATCATCTGTACTTTCCTATTCAACTTCAtctttatcatcatcatcatcatcatcttcttgttCTACTACTGAAGATGAGTTATTATCAAGATCAAATTCATCAAGTTCATATGATCAGAAAGAAGCTAAAAATGGTTCAGCAGAATGTGACAAAGTCTATTATTCTAGTTCGTTTTGGgtatatttgtttattttcattttatgttTGCTTATCTATATTGGTAAGGTCTATGCAATAGTTGTAACGTCATTCGGAGTTATGTTTTTCACCTTAGTTGGAAACCGGAAATTGGAAAATCGTATGTAG